The Deltaproteobacteria bacterium genome window below encodes:
- a CDS encoding tetratricopeptide repeat protein encodes MKKLLLLISCAFSVLLLSDWSYGTTTVGVQAGLVDGFDVSRANEEAVKVLDAAQLDNNFNVHYIRGVLYRAQSNDKKAIEELLEAIKMKADHYQSYLLLGQIYISGKYKDISKAAEYFGIARKVAPKEPVVYTESALLYVYTKDMLNAIALLEEGIGKTDAESLYYNQTIVLMSSDDSVTKKFDFNKNGRIIRNLERAIELSPKTPYYFLLGAVYLEENAYDKAEKAFNSVLKQEPKYVLAILGLASVYEGRHEYEKAIGLAKEALKIDPGNKAAQSELKEYEEGFEKWKREKKN; translated from the coding sequence ATGAAAAAGCTTTTACTTCTTATAAGTTGTGCTTTTTCTGTACTGTTGTTGTCGGATTGGAGCTACGGAACTACAACAGTGGGTGTGCAAGCAGGGTTGGTTGATGGGTTTGATGTGTCCAGGGCCAACGAGGAAGCGGTAAAGGTCTTAGATGCCGCCCAATTAGATAATAATTTTAATGTGCATTATATTCGGGGGGTATTATATAGAGCGCAGTCCAACGACAAAAAGGCGATAGAGGAATTGCTTGAAGCCATAAAGATGAAGGCCGATCATTATCAGAGCTATCTTTTGTTGGGACAAATATATATATCAGGAAAATATAAAGATATAAGTAAAGCCGCTGAATATTTTGGCATTGCAAGAAAAGTTGCGCCCAAAGAACCTGTTGTTTATACGGAAAGTGCTTTGCTGTACGTTTATACGAAAGATATGTTGAATGCGATTGCGTTGTTGGAGGAAGGAATTGGAAAGACGGATGCGGAAAGTTTGTATTATAATCAGACGATTGTTTTGATGAGTAGCGATGATAGTGTGACGAAAAAGTTTGATTTTAACAAGAATGGGCGTATTATAAGAAATCTTGAAAGAGCAATAGAATTATCTCCTAAAACTCCCTACTATTTTCTCCTTGGCGCTGTCTATTTGGAGGAGAATGCTTACGATAAAGCCGAAAAGGCGTTTAATAGTGTTTTGAAGCAGGAACCCAAATATGTTCTTGCAATTTTGGGTCTTGCAAGTGTGTATGAAGGAAGACATGAGTATGAAAAAGCAATTGGTTTGGCGAAAGAAGCTTTGAAGATAGATCCCGGGAACAAAGCGGCACAGAGTGAATTGAAGGAATACGAAGAAGGCTTTGAAAAATGGAAAAGAGAGAAGAAAAACTGA